A region of Allocoleopsis franciscana PCC 7113 DNA encodes the following proteins:
- the recJ gene encoding single-stranded-DNA-specific exonuclease RecJ, which translates to MLSRTNPEPSGRRQKLPHQRWQIAPLQAEQAAKLAQATGLSPLLSQVLINRGFQTPQAAQVFLNPETQAMPAPMDEFPDLAISVEMLQEAIANQEKIAICGDYDADGMTSTALLLRALRWLGADVDYAIPSRMKDGYGINTRIVDELAEAGFRLILTVDNGISAHAAIARAVELGITIIITDHHDLPPELPEADAILNPKQLDESSPYRGLAGVGVAYILAVTLAQELGQIQGLTKQLLELFTLGTIADLAPLTGINRRWLRRGLRLLPHSELTGIQSLIQMSGVSEDQKALKPEDIGFKLGPRINAIGRLADPEIVIELLTTTDQGVALERAMQCEQINQKRQQLCEQIEQEAIAFIEQSQLNLQQERVLVIVQPDWHHGVIGIVASRLVERYGVPVFIGTYEDEDKEHIRGSARGIPEFHVFEALEFCKDYLGKFGGHQAAGGFSLPAEHLEAFRKSLSQFAHECLQPEHLKPLVSIDAQADFTHLTLQLYQQLDAFHPCGIGNPDPIFWTPNVQVVEQKIIGKGHLKLTFSQDNQPIKMTALAWRWGEYFPLPSRVDIAYKLRENTWNGNTAIELELVGIRLSSAPPSLTQKAEFYHNERRYTCSLSEALNELKIRNSEGKVLAIQKGQRIGLLGLTREDAKEVDVTQPHYYQLIKAATRALELS; encoded by the coding sequence GTGCTGAGCAGAACCAATCCCGAACCATCCGGACGCCGTCAAAAATTGCCCCATCAGCGCTGGCAAATCGCACCGCTACAGGCAGAACAAGCTGCCAAACTTGCCCAAGCCACAGGACTTTCACCCCTGTTGAGTCAGGTTCTGATTAACCGAGGATTCCAAACACCCCAAGCGGCACAGGTGTTTCTCAATCCCGAAACTCAGGCGATGCCTGCACCGATGGATGAATTTCCCGACTTAGCGATTAGTGTAGAGATGCTGCAAGAAGCGATCGCTAATCAAGAAAAAATTGCCATCTGTGGGGACTATGATGCGGATGGCATGACGAGCACTGCCTTGTTACTTCGGGCTTTGCGTTGGTTGGGTGCCGATGTAGACTATGCCATCCCTAGCCGTATGAAAGATGGTTATGGCATTAATACGCGAATTGTCGATGAATTAGCCGAGGCAGGCTTTAGGCTGATTTTAACCGTCGATAATGGGATTTCTGCCCATGCTGCGATCGCACGAGCCGTAGAACTGGGTATAACCATTATTATTACCGACCACCACGACTTACCTCCCGAACTCCCGGAAGCCGATGCCATCCTCAACCCGAAACAGCTAGATGAATCCTCCCCTTATCGAGGACTGGCAGGTGTGGGAGTCGCATATATTTTAGCCGTTACTCTCGCGCAAGAATTGGGGCAAATTCAGGGCTTAACTAAACAACTATTAGAACTGTTTACCCTGGGAACCATTGCTGATTTAGCCCCCTTAACGGGAATTAATCGGCGCTGGCTACGGCGAGGGTTACGACTTTTACCTCATTCAGAATTAACCGGGATTCAATCACTGATTCAAATGTCTGGCGTGAGTGAAGACCAAAAAGCACTTAAACCCGAAGATATTGGCTTTAAGTTAGGCCCTAGAATTAATGCGATCGGTCGCTTAGCTGACCCCGAAATTGTGATCGAATTGCTAACCACCACCGATCAAGGTGTTGCTTTAGAACGGGCAATGCAGTGCGAACAAATTAACCAAAAACGTCAACAACTCTGTGAACAAATTGAGCAAGAGGCGATCGCTTTCATCGAACAGAGTCAGCTTAATTTACAACAAGAACGTGTATTAGTCATCGTTCAACCTGATTGGCATCACGGCGTCATTGGTATCGTTGCCTCTCGTTTGGTGGAACGCTACGGCGTCCCCGTGTTCATCGGTACCTACGAAGACGAAGACAAGGAACATATTCGCGGTTCAGCACGCGGGATTCCTGAATTTCATGTGTTTGAAGCCTTAGAATTCTGTAAGGATTACTTAGGCAAGTTTGGTGGACATCAAGCAGCGGGTGGCTTCTCCTTACCTGCCGAACATTTAGAAGCGTTTCGTAAATCTCTCAGCCAGTTTGCTCATGAGTGTTTGCAACCTGAACACCTCAAACCACTGGTTAGCATTGATGCCCAAGCTGACTTTACTCACCTAACCCTCCAACTCTATCAACAACTTGATGCATTTCATCCCTGCGGAATTGGTAATCCCGACCCCATTTTTTGGACGCCTAATGTTCAGGTTGTTGAGCAAAAAATTATTGGAAAGGGACACCTAAAACTGACGTTCAGTCAGGACAACCAACCCATTAAAATGACAGCCCTGGCATGGCGGTGGGGCGAGTACTTCCCCCTACCCTCACGAGTCGATATTGCTTACAAACTGCGAGAGAATACCTGGAATGGTAACACCGCGATTGAGTTGGAGTTAGTCGGTATTCGCTTATCTTCTGCCCCTCCCTCTCTGACTCAAAAAGCAGAATTTTATCACAACGAACGCCGCTACACTTGTAGTTTGTCAGAGGCTTTAAACGAGCTAAAAATTAGAAATTCTGAAGGAAAAGTCCTAGCTATTCAGAAGGGACAACGTATCGGGCTATTAGGACTGACCAGAGAAGATGCAAAAGAGGTCGATGTTACACAACCTCATTATTATCAGTTGATTAAAGCAGCAACTCGTGCTTTAGAACTTTCTTAA
- the psb30 gene encoding photosystem II reaction center protein Ycf12/Psb30: MDLSFLGNVNWEVVAQLTMLAAVVLAGPIVIFALAALKGDL; this comes from the coding sequence ATGGATTTAAGCTTTTTGGGTAATGTTAATTGGGAAGTCGTTGCTCAGCTGACTATGCTAGCGGCTGTTGTGCTGGCTGGCCCCATCGTTATTTTTGCTCTGGCTGCTCTTAAGGGCGATCTGTAA
- a CDS encoding YkgJ family cysteine cluster protein has protein sequence MATWCCVKQCGACCHLDPAERPDLETYLSSEELELYLSLVGEGGWCVNFDHATRECRIYSNRPRFCRVDADVFQEMYEIEPEEVNDFAIDCCRQQIEGVYGDRSLEMLRFDREVGI, from the coding sequence ATGGCAACTTGGTGTTGTGTAAAGCAATGTGGTGCGTGCTGTCATCTGGACCCCGCCGAACGTCCCGACTTAGAGACTTATCTTTCTTCAGAGGAGCTAGAGCTGTATCTGAGTCTGGTGGGTGAAGGGGGATGGTGTGTGAATTTTGACCACGCCACCCGTGAATGCCGCATTTACTCAAATCGACCTCGCTTCTGTCGGGTGGATGCGGATGTATTTCAGGAAATGTACGAGATAGAACCAGAAGAGGTAAACGATTTTGCGATTGATTGCTGTCGCCAGCAGATTGAAGGCGTTTATGGCGATCGCAGTTTGGAAATGCTGCGATTTGACCGAGAAGTCGGAATTTAA
- a CDS encoding TMEM165/GDT1 family protein, which produces MVTPQESLQPAKAAQVGKWGIFGSTFFTIFLAEMGDKTQLATLLMSAQSEAPWVVFLGAALALIATSLLGVLIGRFLATRLSPKTLETSAGALLLFISAMLLWDVVHF; this is translated from the coding sequence CTGGTAACACCTCAAGAGTCGCTTCAGCCAGCTAAAGCCGCGCAGGTGGGAAAATGGGGCATCTTTGGCTCCACGTTCTTCACGATTTTTTTGGCAGAGATGGGAGACAAAACCCAGTTAGCCACCTTACTCATGAGCGCTCAATCTGAAGCGCCTTGGGTGGTGTTCCTTGGTGCAGCGCTGGCATTAATTGCTACCAGTTTGTTAGGCGTACTCATCGGACGTTTTCTGGCAACGCGGCTTTCTCCTAAAACCCTGGAAACCTCAGCCGGAGCGCTGTTACTCTTCATTTCCGCGATGCTGCTGTGGGATGTTGTGCATTTTTAG
- a CDS encoding TMEM165/GDT1 family protein, with the protein MDWQLLGLSFITVFLAEIGDKSQLAAIALGGSLKSPRAVFFGSVAALLLASLIGVLAGEGVAQLFPPRILKAIAAVGFALMALRLLWPSPATNEE; encoded by the coding sequence ATGGACTGGCAACTTCTAGGACTGAGTTTCATTACGGTATTCTTGGCAGAGATTGGAGATAAGAGCCAATTGGCAGCGATCGCCCTAGGGGGTAGTCTCAAATCACCCCGTGCGGTATTTTTTGGCTCAGTCGCTGCACTGCTACTGGCTAGCTTGATCGGAGTGCTGGCAGGAGAAGGGGTGGCTCAGCTATTTCCACCGCGTATCCTCAAAGCGATCGCCGCTGTTGGTTTTGCCTTAATGGCTTTACGCTTGCTTTGGCCTTCACCAGCCACTAATGAGGAATAG